A part of Bacillus thuringiensis genomic DNA contains:
- a CDS encoding DUF1146 family protein, with amino-acid sequence MAHLLGQQALIAIVSHLLFITITWWALQGIHIERLMKPGKVMQTRVLLILITIAIGTSVSNFFLDYLGYSKSLTYLVK; translated from the coding sequence TTGGCACATCTTTTAGGGCAACAAGCACTGATTGCCATTGTTTCGCATTTATTGTTTATTACCATTACGTGGTGGGCCTTACAAGGTATTCACATTGAGCGTTTAATGAAGCCTGGAAAGGTGATGCAGACGCGAGTATTACTCATCCTAATTACAATTGCAATTGGGACATCTGTAAGTAACTTTTTCCTTGATTATTTAGGCTATTCAAAGAGTTTAACGTATTTAGTAAAGTAA
- the nuoN gene encoding NADH-quinone oxidoreductase subunit NuoN, translating into MNTLLSLSWHLMVPEFIILGAAILLSICDLFFKLNHRYVALSAIAAVILAIVSLVTLYGEPTGDILNGSFVLDGFSKGFKTLLLGGAALILCMAMSDDKKNPIEDKGEYYYLFLMALLGAMFMASSVDFITLFVGLELLSLSSYILVGIRKKNRASNEAAMKYVINGGIGTAITLFGMSYLYGITGSTNIVDMQKVFAGELVGGIQLLLALAFLLLLVGLSFKIATVPFHMWAPDVYEGATTPVTAFLGTISKIAGFLLIIRLFLMVFASVSVQGDMQSLYGRMSIYIAVLASITMIIGNVVALKQYNVKRLFAYSGIAHAGYLLVPLVALSPFTMDSMWFYMLAYMLMNIGAFAIIHGLILQSDKENITIFTGLYKRSPFTAIVMTIFILSLAGIPGTAGFIGKINIFLGALHVEPAHYVLASIMMGTTVISFVYYFRILQQMFFRTGEVEEKIRLPFNIKVVMSLCAISIVILGIMPMIGYNFFYEYFPLMKDFFFLGNVVQ; encoded by the coding sequence ATGAATACGTTACTTAGCTTGTCATGGCATCTCATGGTGCCAGAATTCATAATTCTCGGAGCTGCCATCCTTCTTTCCATATGTGATTTGTTTTTTAAGCTGAACCATAGATATGTAGCGCTTAGTGCAATCGCAGCCGTCATATTAGCAATCGTGTCGTTAGTTACGCTATACGGTGAACCCACAGGAGATATTTTAAACGGATCGTTTGTGCTAGATGGTTTTTCAAAAGGGTTCAAAACGTTGTTGTTAGGCGGAGCGGCCCTCATCTTATGCATGGCAATGAGCGATGATAAGAAGAATCCAATTGAAGATAAGGGAGAATATTATTACTTATTTTTAATGGCACTTCTTGGGGCTATGTTTATGGCTTCTAGTGTCGACTTCATTACACTTTTCGTCGGTTTAGAATTGCTTTCACTTTCTTCGTATATTTTAGTAGGAATACGAAAAAAGAACCGTGCATCGAATGAGGCAGCCATGAAATATGTCATTAATGGAGGAATTGGAACTGCAATTACGCTCTTTGGAATGAGTTATTTGTACGGTATTACAGGATCGACTAATATCGTGGATATGCAAAAAGTATTCGCAGGGGAGCTTGTTGGTGGTATTCAGTTATTGTTAGCTCTCGCATTTCTATTATTGCTCGTCGGGCTCTCATTCAAAATTGCAACAGTGCCGTTTCATATGTGGGCACCTGATGTATATGAAGGGGCTACTACACCTGTTACTGCTTTTCTTGGAACAATTTCTAAAATTGCGGGGTTCTTACTCATTATTCGTCTGTTTCTCATGGTTTTTGCAAGTGTATCGGTGCAAGGAGACATGCAATCTTTATACGGGCGTATGAGCATATACATCGCTGTGCTAGCTAGTATTACGATGATTATTGGAAATGTAGTAGCGTTAAAGCAATATAACGTAAAACGCCTATTTGCCTATTCGGGAATCGCACATGCGGGGTATTTACTCGTTCCGCTTGTAGCATTATCACCATTTACGATGGATAGCATGTGGTTTTACATGCTTGCGTATATGCTTATGAATATAGGAGCATTTGCAATTATTCACGGCTTAATCTTACAAAGCGACAAAGAAAACATTACCATTTTCACCGGATTATATAAAAGGTCACCATTTACGGCGATAGTGATGACGATTTTTATTCTATCGTTGGCCGGGATACCAGGAACAGCTGGTTTCATCGGGAAAATTAATATCTTTTTAGGTGCACTGCATGTAGAGCCAGCTCATTACGTACTAGCTTCTATTATGATGGGAACGACAGTCATTTCATTCGTATATTATTTCCGTATTCTACAGCAAATGTTTTTCCGGACGGGAGAAGTGGAAGAGAAAATTCGTTTGCCATTCAATATAAAGGTTGTTATGAGCCTTTGTGCAATCTCGATTGTAATACTAGGGATTATGCCGATGATTGGATACAATTTCTTTTATGAATATTTTCCATTAATGAAGGATTTCTTCTTCCTAGGGAACGTGGTACAATAG
- a CDS encoding NADH-quinone oxidoreductase subunit M — MNDLLLTFFIFSPLLGILLLVLTPKKESRTVRALGLFGTALPFGIAIVLACTYASGKSLSLFDEKVKWIKFGDFAAVDKRWFSIYYELGIDGLSLVMMVLTALLAMLAAIAAFTIKRNLKAFYMLLLMLEIGMLGVFAAQNLMLFFIFFEITLPPMFLLIGKWGELSSEKAAYSYLIYNGIGSAILLIVFSVLFAKTGTTNITELKEILTSVGAGGGMAVSSSLQFGLFLAIMIAFAIKLPVFPLHRWMVNVHVEAHPAVVMLHAGVLLKIGAYGMIRFGKGLFPEYFREFATLIAILGVINLLYGAFLALIQTDFRKVLAYSSISHMGIVLMGLAALNAPGTQGALFQVVSHGLIAALLFFLLGVIEQRFGTSDITALGGLAKSVPVLSGFFLAGGMASLGLPGMSGFVSEFLAFLGLFQGEPIIAAVGVLGIILTAVYVLRATLQVTFGKQEWEAKADIHGWEYVPILLLIFCIIAIGVMPEILGDPLQNTLKTLGVK; from the coding sequence ATGAATGATTTGTTATTAACGTTCTTCATTTTTTCCCCGCTTTTAGGAATTCTCTTACTTGTATTAACGCCAAAAAAAGAATCGCGTACAGTGCGAGCGCTTGGTTTATTTGGGACGGCGCTTCCATTTGGAATCGCTATCGTCCTCGCTTGTACATATGCTTCTGGAAAGAGTTTGTCGCTATTCGATGAAAAAGTGAAATGGATTAAATTTGGGGATTTTGCAGCGGTGGATAAAAGATGGTTTTCCATTTATTACGAGCTCGGCATTGATGGTTTATCACTCGTTATGATGGTGCTGACAGCCCTTCTAGCGATGCTTGCAGCAATTGCGGCATTTACTATTAAAAGGAACTTAAAAGCCTTTTATATGCTGCTACTCATGCTAGAAATAGGGATGCTCGGCGTCTTCGCTGCTCAAAATTTAATGTTGTTCTTTATCTTCTTTGAAATTACATTGCCGCCAATGTTTTTATTAATTGGGAAGTGGGGGGAATTGTCGAGTGAAAAGGCCGCTTATAGTTATTTAATATATAACGGTATTGGCTCCGCTATTTTACTCATCGTTTTCTCAGTTTTATTTGCAAAAACAGGTACAACAAATATTACGGAGCTGAAAGAAATATTAACGAGTGTAGGTGCTGGGGGAGGAATGGCTGTCTCAAGCAGCTTACAGTTCGGTTTGTTTCTTGCCATAATGATTGCTTTCGCGATTAAACTACCCGTTTTCCCGTTACATCGCTGGATGGTTAATGTGCATGTTGAAGCGCATCCGGCTGTAGTTATGCTTCATGCGGGCGTTTTACTGAAGATTGGAGCATACGGTATGATTCGTTTCGGAAAGGGGCTATTCCCGGAATACTTTCGCGAGTTTGCAACGCTTATTGCGATTTTAGGAGTTATCAATTTATTGTACGGAGCATTCTTAGCGCTCATTCAAACGGACTTTCGGAAGGTGCTTGCTTACTCTAGTATTTCGCATATGGGCATCGTATTAATGGGTCTTGCGGCGTTAAATGCACCAGGTACACAAGGGGCACTATTCCAAGTTGTCTCTCACGGTTTAATTGCAGCCTTACTCTTCTTCTTACTTGGCGTTATAGAACAGCGCTTTGGAACTTCGGACATTACAGCGCTTGGCGGACTCGCAAAAAGTGTCCCGGTACTTAGTGGTTTCTTCTTAGCGGGAGGAATGGCATCGCTTGGATTGCCAGGAATGTCTGGATTTGTTAGCGAGTTTCTTGCCTTTCTCGGTTTATTCCAAGGGGAGCCAATCATTGCTGCAGTCGGTGTGCTTGGCATCATTTTAACCGCTGTATACGTATTAAGGGCAACACTTCAAGTGACATTTGGTAAGCAAGAGTGGGAAGCGAAAGCTGATATACACGGATGGGAGTATGTCCCTATATTGCTACTTATTTTCTGCATTATTGCAATTGGAGTAATGCCAGAAATACTCGGGGATCCGCTTCAAAATACATTGAAAACATTGGGGGTGAAGTAG